The sequence ggactttctgataattcaatttaagtccttttcctttttccagatttaaccctagacttgttttagccctaacttttctatcgtaactccgatttaagcgattcttgcgtcgatggattcgtttttcagtgctctttcttgttagcaagtttttatctcgttgttcttttgctttatgctttgttcttagtgtatcttttttgcttgttttgccggtaattgtgcaattagccgacaacgtcccggatcaattggaagaacatcaagaccaggagcaagaatacactgagcagcagcaaggagaaggcaagtgtccttgattatcttgaacctatgtttttaaatgttttgttttacaaaattgcatgcagtgtctgtgaatatgatgggtagtcacctatgttagggttttccctagattttctcttatcattccttggaacctagatggtttatggttagtagtcttttatgggtagattgcttagccttgcttttgggatattgggaagtgtcataattttgactaatgaacatatgcagtaatgatgattaatatgataatgttttagcaacatggaaccttaggccttgagcatagggatgttggtgatggttgtcatggttatgacattgctttagtgtttgctcaagtaacctaagtaaggaccggttcgtggagcgacaacccaagaagtaacgtaccaaccacgaggctgatatgggtaaagtgtgacatactgattagagtctgtctagtgtgcgttgggtcagcacaaaaggaggcttctgggtaggagctgttgctcgcgtaaagcctggcggtgaaacctagtgggcagacatgcactggattagtctctggttagtggaaagtatcatacagtgattcttggcggcacaccactggcgtgtgttaagtgtcttgcaaacacggcaacatggaattcactgactcgtgggtaaagttggacaacatctgcagagtgtaaaactgttataacagccgtgctcacggatatgagagacttggatcctcacatgattagatggtggtttggttttgattctggtacagggagtactagatgttgtggtcttggtcttagtgcggggagcacaagacagatgtggtatgcagggtggggagccttgtatgctagttgatggattgttgggttacattcatttaatatatgtctaatgctttttgagtccaaatgtgttatttttcattactcgcattttcgcaaataataccttgtgttagcctattcttgatataagcctgcatgtcattattttcccacacttgctgagtacattatgtgctcacccttgctttctcctaccaaaaatatatgctgctcagtggaagactttgaggatttccaagacgacgacctggtgttctaaagagcgtatcttccagtcgatgcctgtggagtcttggtcgccaatgctttcattccgttgccgtcgtttagatgatgtcgtttaggttaaattttgagttttgcttaggtaaagtcttttattgtaagaggtgaacgtttaaataaataaagtattgcttttgttacttcacctatgacatccttatgtgtgttaaacttcctgggcacacataagccgcacttgattttggccgttaaaaccgggtgtgacactatATGGCAGGTCAGGTGACTCCAGGCGCCCCGGGGGGTCTTCGCCCGGGTTCTTCGTCGGGAGGTCTGGTCCTTCATGTGGAGCCAGCAGGCACGCCGCAGCCCTCTGAAGGCCTTTCACTTCGCGTCGTTGCTCCGCGGGAGCAGTCTCCGCGTGTGGATGCCCCAGAGGTGTAGCTTTGTCATAGTCTAtttgttttttgctttcttttctttccgaaGAGGGTCAAAGtattagtatgttgactacccccttctacTTGATATACTTGGGCTTTTCCTTATCTAATAGAGCCATATCTGTCTTTTTGTGGTTCGCCTGTGTTGTTCTGGAATGTTCATTcctttgaggctaactggagtccgatctgTGTATATAGATGCGGCAGCCTGAAGCCGGAGGGGGCCTTGCTCATATCTAGGATGgtgcctctggggagggatcgagtgcgtccaGAGCATCTGGGGCTACTCCGTCCATCTGACGGCGGATTCGTTTCGTTATGCCCCGCGATTTCGAGGGGCGTGTGGATCTGAAGGCGGCCGCCGATGTCTTAGTCAAGATCGAGCCACAGGGCCCCCTTGCGTCTTCTCCGAAtgtctattttgttgcaaaagatgactggtgtgcagccTGAACAGCCCGGGAGGTTGCCATCTCATGCCTCTTTCGATGCCTTGTCCTCCCCCGGGAttctgatggaagggtgcctttggaaatccttgagcctattctAGCTGAGATGAAGGTGGGCGAGGTACAGGCTGCGGAGTCCCCGTCGGAGGAGCAGGGGGAAGAGCTGGATTTCTTGGCCTTCGACTAGTATCCCTTCCCAGCAGATCCTTCATCTTCCTAAGGCCGAGGGGGCTTTGTTTTAGACAATAGCTCCCTCCGTGGAGGGGATTCGTGTTGACCCCCTGTGCGTAGTTACCGGGGTCAATTCTCCAGGTCCCGCGGTATTTCTAGGAGGCGTGGTGGTCAAGCGCCCTCGTCCTCCCGTAGTACTTCAGGGAGGCGTAACAGGTTAGCAAgcttgctaggcatagattcaaTGTACAGTGGTTATCTGAATGCAAACTCTTTGTttgtcatgtatgaataaagTTGCATTTGTGTTAGCATTGTTTTTTGGCgtttataatttatcatatCGACGCTTCGTTATCGTATCAACGCTTCGCTTGTGCACGGTGGAAGGGGCTATTAGCGGTTGTGGGGTGCGAGATCCGAGGGGTACTGCATTGCGTTAGGTGTGAGTAGGGAAGAACGTATCGTTTAATAACATTTCGATGTGTGACACCTTGTagtacggaggctaggccttcaagataccggaggggttagatgattttggcacggagacttttagtctttaAGGTGCTGGAGGATCCTTACTTTaatcctttttggcacggaggctaggccttcaagatgctggggaggttatccctctgccacgtaggtcagccaggccttaaagatgacggagggtcttatgcctgttcggcatggaggcaatgccttcaagatgccagagcggtctttgcctctctgccacgtaggttagctagaccttaaagatggatgagggatatatgcctgtctagcacggaggcctaaaccttcaagatgctggagtggtctttgcctctccgccatgtaggtcagccaggccttaaagatggcgaagggatatacttctccggtatggaggcactgccttcaagatgccggaggttTTTACCTCACCAGctcggaggcaatgccttcaagatgccagagggtcttCATAGGTTTTGTGTGGGATTGTTTTGTGGGGTAAGGGGAGGGGGCATGTGACGATCCCGCCTGTGAGTGTGAATTCTAGGGGTTGACACGGGAAGTCTCGGTAGCTCGCGAGCGTCTTCGGCATAGTTTTTCCTACTCTGCCcgcgcatattcctcgaattttctcatgaggacttccattGTACATATTGGACGCCAGTTCAGCTgatcgtatagggggccttcgtctgggccctgggttgcggcatcgatgaccgaagagtctgatatgcccctaatctcgGCCTttgtctgggagaaccttcggaagtaatcTCGGAGGGTTTCGTTTGTCTCTTGcttgatagtgaacaggcttctggaggttactggctcgacgaaggtgcactggaagttgctgcggaagGGGTCTCGGAGTTAGGACCAAGCGTGAATGGCGCCAAGGTCCAatgcccagaaccagcgtatggccaccccttctaaggcgagagggaagcatttagccatggtggttGGTCCGCcctgctggcctctatggcgagGGCGTAGGAACGGACGAACTCATCGGAGTCCAAATCgcccttgaacttaggtagctttggtGTCCGAAAGCCCTCCGGGAACGGCGTAGCCTGCAGGTCGGCATGCAAgggagagtcgtagtcttgcaggggatcctcGCAATGCCGGCTTCAAGGCTTCAGAGGCCGAACATGCAGGGTCCTAGTGTCGAAGAGTTCATCGGCCCATAGGGCTCAGGTCGGAATAGCGCCGGTCGTCACGGGGGCGGCAGTGGCCGTGTAGGTAGCTTGCTGCTCGACATGTAGGGCCGTTTGCAGTTCCTCTATATGGGTAAGGAGCACCACCTAGCGTGATTAACGCTCGGTTGGAATGGTGTTTACAGCGGTGGCGCCGgtcgcagcccctaggggcgcagcggGGGCCTCGTCTTGCTGCTAGATCTCTAGGGTAGAGGGCCCTTCAGTGCCGACCGCAGCTATGGTCATGGCTGGATCGGTGGTGGCCGTAAGGCCCTCGTTTCCCCCGGTCGGGGGGCCGTCGTCGGCGCGGCCTGTGTTTAGCAGCCTCGGCGGTCGCACGGGGGTGACCGGGGGGTCGGCCTCCATTGCTGTGGCCTTGGTGGtattcttcttgggtggcatcctacctctcttagcacttctgtgttcgagatccccatggacggcgcgctgttggagaaagagatcgtcttgcctcagcaagtacggcgagagtttcttctaaggaggagactcaagcttggagacgaagtttgagaggaaggaacacaacaaatgtattgatagtagaaaaatagatcggtctggggggagtatcatagtGTGATTTAGCGTTTGTGCACCTATGTGTCCAATGTGTTgtcttgagcgttctccttgtgacctctaTTCatcagatgaccatgaccccctatttatagggtgctgtgtagcttagtgtacaagttataacgatgtacaaatatctaggatctgaccgaattattaggtcttatcctggataaccattttaccctgcatagaagataaatatctactatagtaactattgtggtgcctgtaCCTTGAAGGGTGAGCCGATCGCCAATTACAGCCCGACGTCGCGCTGTCAAGGGTGTTAGGATAACcccattgtactggggtgtcaggacggcatcccctagcctaggtatttaacgCCGGTTATTTTCTtgtaggcaaaggatgaccggcaTTCTACTTCTGGtcaatctttcttgaggcttaaTGACTCACCCCATAGCCTTTGGGAAGTATACTCGAGCCTCAAAGATGGGGGCTCCGGGGGAGGCACGGCTCCAGGAGATAGAGGCTTCGAGAGGTATGGTTCCGGGAGATGAAGGCTTCGAGAGGCATAGTCCTGAGAGAtagaggcttcgagaggcatggctccggaagatggaggcttcggaaGGCATAGCTCCGGAAGATGAAAACTTCGGAAGGTATGATTCCGAAAGAtgaaggcttcaggaggcataAGCTACCTGAGCCATGAGAGTGCCAGGGTCTTTAATAACGACCCCTAATAATACCCAATGAAAAGAATGAAGTGGTTATTTACCCAGACATCCCTTTCTCGATTATGAATGCGGTTATTCCTTTTGATCCTGCAGCTAAATCAGTTTTTGCATAAACAACCTGCAAATTCCAACCTTAGTGAAGTAGCAGGTTTATTGTGGACATAGAAAAAGAATATAACTTCTCTTCCAGGAAAGCACCATCAAATTCAGGGATCGAAATCATGATAACTTGGTGGAAACTGGCACTAGGATATGTCCTTAATGTGTACACTAAATATACACATCAAGAAATCAACAAGGGCCAAACGAAGCACACTGAAACACCATGGATGTGAAACCAGCACAGGATATGGCTGGTGAACCAAACATGACTGCAGACAGCATGCATAAGGGCCCCGGGAAAATAACAGCGTCTGAGCAGAAGGTCCATTTGTGCACCACATCTTATTCCCATTGATGACATAGCCACCGTCTACTTTTTGCACTTCATACTGACAACATCAGAGCCAGCCAGTTGAAATTACATTTCGCGACTCATCAGAAGGAATCAGCACGAAAAATGTTGCCGAGAACTGAGAACGAACAGTACAACAACAGCAACCAAAATAACATTTACAGTTGGGTTCACTCATCGCCAACGCCCTGACATGTTCCCCACTGATCAGCTTTAGAGAACAGGGAAAACACATTAACAAAAATCCATCATCATCCAAAACATTTGGAATACTACCGAGCACATGTATCACATGACATTTGTGTCTGATAGAGACAATGTTAACAATCTGGGAAAGCACATCAGCTTGGGTAAATACTTGTGCTTTTGTGCAGGGCTGCCATGACGGACCTGCACAGAAAAAGCATTTGTACACAACACAATGTCTATCAGGGGGGATTGCGATGGCACCATGTTGACAATCATAGTAGTACTATAGTACCAGCTGGTTGATGCAGCGGTTGGAATGGGCGCCGTAGGGGAGGCCGACGGAGCCGGAGGCCCTGCTGATCTCCTCCATGGCGATGCAGCCCCATCCCCTCGTACTCCTCCGGCGCGGTAAAGTCGTGGAGGCTGAAGTCCCCCATGAGCCTCCACAGGTTCACCTCCTTGGGGAAATGGTTGGAGGCGTCGAAGGGGGAAGGGGATTCATCGCGCATAGCGACCCGCAGCTAGATCGGCTCGCGCAGGACCGCGCTGTATCCGCTGTCCTCGTCGCCGGCCGACCAGCTGCACTTTGCCGAACCATTGCGATCGAAAGGCAAGATCGAAAGGAGAAGGAGATTGATGGAACTCGCCTCTCGTTCGCGAAGCAGAAGCAATCGCCGagctctttttcctttttctcccctCCTTTTCCTTTCCCTTATCTTTGTATGTGCTGATTCGGGCGGAGGCTCCGGCCGCGGCTCCAGctgggaggaggcggaggctgccgcGGCCGAGGAGAGGAAGCGGAAGGATACTCGACGGCCGGGGCACGGCTCGGCCCGGTGGTGCTTCGCTGCGAGCGGCCACTGGGCAGCGGCGGCTGCGCGGGGCGCATCGGAGCGGCGGATGAGCAGGGCGGCGGACAAGAGGAGCGACGGAGAGGGGAAGCGGCCATCGCGCGCGGGGAACGAGTAGAGCGAACGCGGATAGAATCAAATTCTATGGGATATAAAAGATTCAATTGATacgtttctattttttttagtctaGCTATTAAATCACAGAATAAATAATATAGATAGTATTTTatgatgatttttctaaataagACCCTAAATTTGATGTTTTATGATGACGTAATATCCCTTTGCATTAGGATTGGACACACCAAAATATCTCGGCGATGTCTCAACTTCTGCCCAACGTGTTAGTCTGTGAACACTACATGACTTAGGCGTCCTCAAAAACGCAACTAGTGCTGTTGGATCTTGATGGTTCCATCTCTATAGTGCAACACATTTCCACGATTATAAATAGGGGGATGTGAGACCGTTTGTTATTCACCCTGTTTGCTTCTATTTGTTCCTGTGCATTGCTTGGTAGAGCTCGTAGATCTTAAGatcatggcctccactccacaaTCGTCTCCTAAATAAAGCTAagaaatcaaagaagaaataccTTCCTTCCCAGAGCCTCTCGCTATGGTTGCGCCAGGAACCATCGTCATCTCCTCCTATGAGGAAGAGTCAAGTGAGGAGTCTGAGGGAGAATGGGATGAGGATGGGtctgaagatggtggtgatcttgaggAGATCATCGATCAGGCTGCCGACCAGGTCTTTGACGATGGAGCTCACAAGTCCCCGACGATGAAGAAGGCACGATCGTCTTCTTCGTTGACAATCGTCATATCGCCTCTGTGGTCTACTAATGGTCCTTCGCCATCACCAGCATCGGTCAGCAGCTGCACACGGGTAGGGTCTTCACCTCGGCCACTCTCCTCGATCCTTATGCTGGACGGCGACCGGTGCCTGGGGCAATCAGCTGCTACCCCCAGGAGGAGCAGAAGAGATTCTTCGAAACGTTCGAGAGAAAGTAGGCCCTTccctatttgcaagagctagacgGAGTGGAATCGAATAATTAGTCTAATAAAATGTAATCATCTTACCTTTGATTTACTTTATTTATGAATGAAACTGTTAGAGTTGGTCGATATACCATGAGTTCTCGAGTACCTCACCGTTTGGACTAGATAATCATACTGATTCAGGTCGAGTAACTTCGACTACCACGTATGGTCCTTCCCACTTAAGTGATAACTTATGGTGCCGGGCTTGTTTGTGCACCTTTCATAGAACAAGATCCCCAGTAGTGAGTTTTTTGGACTGGATTTTTTGCTGTGATATCTATGCAACACCTGCTAATACTTAGCCGCTCGTATGGATGCTTGATCatgatactcctcgagtaaattgataTCGTCTGCTCGTAattgctcttgcccttctttcgagtaactttccactcgaggcgATCCATACTTCAACTCGGTCAGGAGCATTGCTTCTGCTCcatagactaagaagaaaggaaTTTCACTGGTGGTTCTGTTAGTCGAGGTGCGAACGGCCCATAGTACAGAGAAAAGTTCTTTCGCCCAGTgttgtgaggaatggtgacatattaagagagggtgaatta is a genomic window of Phragmites australis chromosome 24, lpPhrAust1.1, whole genome shotgun sequence containing:
- the LOC133907218 gene encoding isovaleryl-CoA dehydrogenase, mitochondrial-like, which gives rise to MRDESPSPFDASNHFPKEVNLWRLMGDFSLHDFTAPEEYEGMGLHRHGGDQQGLRLRRPPLRRPFQPLHQPAGPSWQPCTKAQVFTQADVLSQIVNILISGEHVRALAMSEPNCKCYFGCCCCTVRSQFSATFFVLIPSDESRNVVYAKTDLAAGSKGITAFIIEKGMSG